A part of Melittangium boletus DSM 14713 genomic DNA contains:
- a CDS encoding thioredoxin family protein encodes MKSLFTAVALSVMLPVVAFAADTAQVGKPAPAFTLKDEAGKEHSLSKYKGKIVVLEWTNPGCPFVQRHYTANTMQKTFGGFDSSKVVWLAVDSTASNTPDKSAAWKKEKGFSFPVLQDPSGKVGKEYGAKTTPHMYVIDDKGVVRYAGAIDDDARGNKTADTTNYVKTAVDALLSGKDVPTATSEPYGCSVKYKS; translated from the coding sequence ATGAAGTCTCTCTTCACCGCAGTGGCCCTCTCCGTGATGCTGCCCGTGGTGGCCTTCGCCGCCGACACCGCCCAGGTGGGCAAGCCCGCTCCCGCCTTCACCCTCAAGGACGAGGCCGGCAAGGAGCACTCGCTCTCGAAGTACAAGGGCAAGATCGTCGTGCTCGAGTGGACCAACCCCGGCTGCCCCTTCGTGCAGCGCCACTACACGGCCAACACCATGCAGAAGACGTTCGGCGGCTTCGATTCCTCCAAGGTCGTCTGGCTCGCCGTGGACTCCACCGCGAGCAACACGCCGGACAAGTCCGCCGCCTGGAAGAAGGAGAAGGGCTTCTCCTTCCCCGTGCTCCAGGATCCGAGCGGCAAGGTCGGCAAGGAGTACGGTGCCAAGACCACGCCGCACATGTACGTCATCGATGACAAGGGCGTGGTGCGCTACGCGGGCGCCATCGACGACGACGCGCGCGGCAACAAGACGGCGGACACCACCAACTACGTGAAGACGGCCGTGGACGCGCTGCTCTCCGGCAAGGACGTGCCCACGGCCACCTCCGAGCCCTATGGCTGCTCGGTGAAGTACAAGAGCTGA
- a CDS encoding protein-disulfide reductase DsbD family protein, translating to MTRPRARRTSGGGLFFLAGLGLWLAAGGAGAAPPPASAVASGALDEGKSRVEATLLTDVTQVKPGDSFRVGVLFKMHPGWHIYWKNPGESGLASEISWDTPGSTVGELQWPMPSTLRTSDGFITTYGYEGEVLLSAQAHASEKAEGSLQLSAAADVLVCEVNCLPAQLVLLRQLPVGPETHRDAEHAPAFDAALARVPVAPERANYTVALALDQPSLTTGRAFTGTVTLAGTSGVPPPTVDKDFFVPERVPGIKHLALTAVDGQPGTFKLEGKASPDVPASEPRFTGVLRLGTAASGYHALRLDLPLAPVVKGSAEKGVAPAAAPKAVSAGVPGAAPVAAPAEASGLSLGLVLVFAFLGGLLLNLMPCVFPVLALKAYGFTRTVGDERGRVGAHALAYTGGIIGSLLALALAVLALRAAGHGVGWGFQFQEPLFVAGVAAVLVAFSLNLFGVFNVGTDGTALVEKVDASHGLGRSVGEGVLAVVLATPCSAPMLGTAVGFALTSGPATVILTFVLMGLGLALPFCLLVLVPGLARRLPRPGAWMERFKQLLGFALLGTTVWLVWVMGGLTGVDGMARTLAFLAVVALGAWLYGLVQGTSGTRKLMGVAAAVGLVALGGAWSLRFDEVAPQAARVTGVQAWSEEAVATALAAGQPVFIDFTADWCLTCKFNERTVLQDEDVRAAFAQHQVAFLVADWTRRDARISAKLAEFGRAGVPMYLLVSPSAPDKPEVLNELLTEDTLIDAVRRASGRVADARPY from the coding sequence ATGACGCGTCCACGGGCACGACGTACGAGCGGCGGAGGGCTTTTCTTCCTGGCGGGGCTGGGACTCTGGCTGGCGGCCGGAGGGGCCGGGGCCGCGCCGCCACCGGCCTCGGCGGTGGCCAGCGGCGCCCTGGACGAGGGCAAGTCCCGGGTCGAGGCCACGCTCCTCACGGACGTGACGCAGGTGAAGCCCGGGGACTCCTTCCGGGTGGGCGTGCTCTTCAAGATGCACCCCGGCTGGCACATCTACTGGAAGAATCCAGGCGAGTCGGGCCTGGCGTCGGAGATTTCCTGGGACACGCCGGGCAGCACGGTGGGGGAGTTGCAGTGGCCCATGCCCTCCACGCTGCGCACCTCGGATGGCTTCATCACCACGTACGGGTACGAGGGCGAGGTGCTGCTGTCGGCCCAGGCCCACGCCTCGGAGAAGGCCGAGGGCTCGCTGCAGCTCTCGGCCGCGGCGGACGTGCTGGTGTGCGAGGTGAACTGCCTGCCCGCGCAACTGGTGCTCCTGCGCCAGCTGCCGGTGGGCCCCGAGACGCACCGGGACGCCGAGCACGCGCCGGCCTTCGACGCGGCGCTCGCCCGGGTGCCGGTGGCGCCCGAGCGCGCGAACTACACGGTGGCGCTCGCGTTGGATCAGCCGTCGTTGACCACGGGGCGGGCCTTCACGGGCACCGTGACCCTGGCGGGCACCTCGGGGGTGCCGCCGCCCACGGTGGACAAGGACTTCTTCGTGCCCGAGCGCGTGCCCGGCATCAAGCACCTGGCGCTCACCGCCGTCGACGGCCAGCCCGGCACCTTCAAGCTGGAGGGCAAGGCCTCTCCGGACGTCCCCGCGAGCGAGCCGCGCTTCACGGGCGTGTTGCGCCTGGGCACGGCGGCCTCGGGCTACCACGCGCTGCGCCTGGACCTGCCGCTCGCGCCCGTGGTGAAGGGCTCGGCGGAGAAGGGCGTGGCGCCCGCCGCGGCTCCGAAGGCGGTGTCGGCGGGGGTCCCGGGCGCGGCGCCCGTCGCGGCGCCCGCGGAGGCCTCGGGCCTGTCGCTCGGGCTGGTGCTGGTGTTCGCCTTCCTGGGCGGCCTGCTGCTCAACCTCATGCCGTGTGTCTTCCCGGTGCTGGCGCTCAAGGCCTATGGCTTCACCCGGACGGTGGGGGATGAGCGCGGACGGGTGGGGGCGCACGCGCTCGCCTACACGGGGGGCATCATCGGCTCGCTGCTGGCGCTGGCGCTCGCGGTGCTGGCGCTGCGCGCGGCGGGACACGGCGTGGGCTGGGGCTTCCAGTTCCAGGAGCCGCTCTTCGTGGCCGGCGTGGCGGCGGTGCTCGTGGCCTTCAGCTTGAACCTCTTCGGCGTCTTCAACGTGGGCACGGACGGCACCGCCCTGGTGGAGAAGGTGGACGCGAGCCACGGCCTGGGCCGCAGCGTGGGCGAGGGCGTGCTGGCGGTGGTGCTGGCCACGCCCTGCTCGGCGCCGATGTTGGGCACGGCGGTGGGCTTCGCGCTCACGTCGGGCCCGGCCACGGTGATTCTCACCTTCGTGCTCATGGGCCTGGGGCTCGCGCTGCCCTTCTGCCTGCTGGTGCTCGTGCCGGGCCTCGCCAGGCGCCTGCCCCGGCCGGGTGCGTGGATGGAGCGCTTCAAGCAACTGCTCGGCTTCGCGCTCCTGGGCACCACGGTGTGGTTGGTGTGGGTGATGGGCGGGCTCACGGGGGTGGATGGCATGGCGCGCACGCTCGCCTTCCTGGCCGTGGTGGCCCTGGGCGCGTGGCTGTACGGCCTGGTCCAGGGCACCTCGGGCACGCGCAAGCTCATGGGCGTGGCGGCGGCGGTGGGGTTGGTGGCCCTGGGCGGTGCCTGGAGCCTGCGCTTCGACGAGGTGGCTCCCCAGGCGGCCCGGGTGACCGGGGTCCAGGCCTGGAGCGAGGAGGCGGTGGCCACGGCGCTCGCGGCGGGCCAGCCCGTCTTCATCGACTTCACCGCGGACTGGTGCCTCACCTGCAAGTTCAACGAGCGCACCGTGCTCCAGGACGAGGACGTGCGCGCCGCCTTCGCCCAGCACCAGGTGGCCTTCCTGGTGGCGGACTGGACGCGGCGCGACGCGCGCATCAGCGCCAAGCTGGCCGAGTTCGGCCGGGCGGGCGTGCCCATGTACCTGCTCGTGAGCCCCTCCGCCCCGGACAAGCCCGAGGTCCTCAACGAGCTGCTCACCGAGGACACCCTCATCGACGCCGTGCGCCGCGCCTCTGGCCGCGTGGCGGACGCGCGCCCCTACTGA
- a CDS encoding Gfo/Idh/MocA family protein: MKRDDARGWTRRGLLSTAGGMVGAGLWLPEALAAAGGKSEVKLPPMKSPTEVESPLPEPMAPDKRVGFAIVGLGRLSLEELLPAFGQCEKSRVVALVSGDKDKARTVARQYGVSEKNLYDYKNYDTLADNPEVQAVYIVLPNHMHAEYTVRAAKAGKHVLCEKPMANSVAECQQMIDACRVAKKQLMVAYRLQYEPHHRAAIQLARSKKLAALKLFSADNGQNQAPEPQWRHKKAMAGGGALPDVGIYCLSAARYLSGEEPVEVWGSLYSTPGDARFKEVEEDFLFTLRFPSGLIAQCTTGYGHHESRRMRLMGSEAWVDLDPAFSYSGLRMRISRKSPEDPRASDTLERSLPRKSQFAREMDHFAECVQNNRTPHTPGEEGMQDQRIIEALYRAAREGKPQKLEAPGKLDAFRGPPPSEG, from the coding sequence ATGAAGCGCGATGACGCCAGGGGTTGGACACGCCGGGGGCTCTTGAGCACCGCGGGCGGCATGGTGGGGGCGGGGCTGTGGTTGCCGGAGGCGCTGGCGGCCGCGGGCGGCAAGAGCGAGGTGAAGCTGCCGCCCATGAAGTCGCCCACCGAGGTGGAGTCGCCGCTGCCCGAGCCGATGGCCCCCGACAAGCGCGTGGGCTTCGCCATCGTGGGCCTGGGCCGGCTGTCGCTCGAGGAACTGCTGCCCGCCTTCGGCCAGTGCGAGAAGAGCCGCGTGGTGGCGCTGGTGAGCGGCGACAAGGACAAGGCCCGCACGGTGGCGCGGCAGTACGGCGTCTCCGAGAAGAACCTCTACGACTACAAGAACTACGACACGCTCGCGGACAACCCCGAGGTGCAGGCCGTCTACATCGTGCTGCCCAACCACATGCACGCCGAGTACACGGTGCGCGCGGCCAAGGCGGGCAAGCACGTGCTGTGCGAGAAGCCCATGGCCAACTCCGTGGCCGAGTGCCAGCAGATGATCGACGCGTGCCGTGTGGCGAAGAAGCAGCTCATGGTGGCCTACCGGCTCCAGTACGAGCCGCACCACCGCGCCGCCATCCAGCTCGCGCGGAGCAAGAAGCTCGCGGCGCTCAAGCTCTTCAGCGCGGACAACGGGCAGAACCAGGCGCCCGAGCCGCAATGGCGGCACAAGAAGGCGATGGCGGGAGGCGGCGCGCTGCCGGACGTGGGCATCTACTGCCTGTCCGCCGCGCGCTACCTGAGCGGCGAGGAGCCCGTGGAGGTCTGGGGCTCCCTGTACAGCACGCCGGGCGACGCGCGCTTCAAGGAGGTGGAGGAGGACTTCCTCTTCACCCTGCGCTTCCCCTCGGGCCTCATCGCCCAGTGCACCACGGGCTATGGACACCACGAGAGCCGCCGCATGCGGCTGATGGGCTCGGAGGCCTGGGTGGACCTGGATCCCGCCTTCTCCTACAGCGGCCTGCGCATGCGCATCTCTCGCAAGTCCCCGGAGGATCCCCGCGCCTCGGACACCCTCGAGCGGAGCCTTCCGCGGAAGAGCCAGTTCGCCCGGGAGATGGACCACTTCGCCGAGTGCGTCCAGAACAACCGCACGCCGCACACGCCCGGGGAAGAGGGTATGCAGGATCAGCGCATCATCGAGGCGCTCTACCGCGCGGCGCGCGAGGGCAAGCCCCAGAAGCTGGAGGCACCGGGCAAGCTGGACGCGTTCCGGGGGCCGCCTCCCTCCGAGGGTTGA
- a CDS encoding vWA domain-containing protein, with translation MNLTAWAVERDGGGGRDVNLLVTVEASADAPRAPVAVNLVLDRSASMRGSPLAAAVEAAQLLVERAGPKDYLGLLAFDGVPEQLAPLSIMDSGSRARLSERLSAMRTGSGTALHEAVESAAAAMRRLFVPGARPKLLVLTDGEPSVGPRAIAEFRTLGSQVAESGISLHALGLGRHYLPEILEALTGPSGTGFTHVDDAEGLPVATAALVAELFGEVGTYARLFVRPTGFSELLCRHRYPARGEGDSLSVGLGSLSHAFARRALFSGRLETAEWSLGVTTTWMENGDTRRVTVPVQRVLPDSQEGRMIRAVGAELDLVAAESASWKALMRKNPVAAAQSLSAAENALRELVDLDAEQVPARRHVERLRDLRQAVDRKAGELPALLVRRARAEDARTGLSIVQALPVPRKSGH, from the coding sequence ATGAATCTGACGGCCTGGGCGGTCGAGCGCGATGGAGGCGGGGGGCGGGACGTGAACCTGCTCGTGACCGTGGAGGCCTCGGCGGACGCGCCCCGGGCGCCGGTGGCGGTCAACCTGGTGTTGGATCGCAGCGCGTCCATGAGGGGCTCGCCCCTGGCGGCGGCGGTGGAGGCCGCGCAACTGCTCGTCGAGCGCGCGGGGCCCAAGGACTACCTGGGCCTGCTCGCCTTCGACGGCGTGCCCGAGCAGCTCGCGCCCCTGTCCATCATGGACTCGGGCTCCCGCGCGCGCCTGTCCGAGCGGCTGTCGGCGATGAGGACGGGCTCGGGCACGGCGCTGCACGAGGCGGTGGAGTCCGCGGCGGCCGCCATGCGCCGGCTGTTCGTCCCCGGCGCGCGTCCGAAGCTGCTGGTGCTCACGGATGGCGAGCCCTCGGTGGGCCCGCGCGCCATCGCGGAGTTCCGCACGCTGGGCTCGCAGGTGGCCGAGTCGGGCATCTCCCTGCACGCGCTGGGGCTCGGGCGGCACTACCTGCCGGAGATCCTGGAGGCGCTCACGGGCCCCTCGGGCACGGGCTTCACCCATGTGGATGACGCGGAGGGGCTGCCCGTGGCGACGGCGGCGCTGGTGGCCGAGCTCTTCGGCGAGGTGGGCACCTACGCGCGCCTGTTCGTGCGTCCCACGGGCTTCTCCGAGCTCCTGTGCCGTCACCGCTACCCGGCGCGGGGCGAGGGGGACTCGCTGAGCGTGGGCCTGGGCTCGCTCTCGCATGCCTTCGCGCGCCGGGCGCTCTTCAGCGGGCGGCTGGAGACGGCCGAATGGTCGCTCGGCGTGACGACGACGTGGATGGAGAACGGGGACACGCGGCGGGTGACGGTGCCCGTGCAGCGGGTGCTGCCCGACAGCCAGGAGGGCCGGATGATCCGCGCGGTGGGCGCGGAGTTGGATCTGGTGGCCGCCGAGTCCGCGTCCTGGAAGGCGCTCATGCGCAAGAACCCGGTGGCGGCCGCGCAGTCGCTCTCCGCGGCGGAGAACGCCCTGCGGGAGCTGGTGGACCTGGACGCGGAGCAGGTGCCCGCCCGGCGCCATGTGGAGCGGTTGAGGGACTTGCGTCAGGCGGTGGATCGCAAGGCGGGGGAGCTGCCCGCGCTGCTGGTGCGCCGGGCCCGGGCCGAGGACGCGCGCACGGGCTTGAGCATCGTCCAGGCGCTGCCCGTGCCCCGTAAATCGGGCCACTGA